The Chlorocebus sabaeus isolate Y175 chromosome 22, mChlSab1.0.hap1, whole genome shotgun sequence genome segment TAAATATAAGTAATTAAAATACTTCTGGattcaaaatcataaaaaaatgGGTTCCAGTTCCTGCTCTGCCACTTAATTATttgtccttgggcaagtcatttgacctctctgagactcagttttgcAATCTATAAAGCTAGTATCATAATACCCATCATAAGGTTGTTGTTAGGTCTAAATAAAGTTTTGTAGCTAAtggtgtttatatattttaaaattatgtaaagtaTTAATTAGTAATTATCCTTAGtgatacataaatgtatattaataagCAGTCCTATTTGGCACTACTTTTggattaattttatctttaaataaaatatatttttcttgtgatTCAACTTTTTCATTAATTCAGATTACATCTCTATAATTAATGTGAACTAACATGGTTTTAATGTGACAGACTAGGATTCAGCCTTTtaatcttaaagaaaatattgagcAGTAAGAAGATAAAGTATGTAATCTTAGACTAAAAAGACATAGACCCATGTTACTTGGAACATATTTTAACATAGTAatgaactgaaagaagaaaattttttttcttttaaaattctgtttctgttatttactttttagactgagaagaaatcaacaaatatttcttgagcactgTTTTGGTGTcactcttattttcctttttccaacCATATAACTGAATATTCTTTTCACAAATAAACTCCTACTAAGGAAAATGCTATTTAAGTAGTTAAATCTAATTAGAAACCATATTTTAGTGGTAAAGTTTCAAAGAACAAAGTTTGAGAGAATCTTTTCTTGAGAGTAAtagagtctgttttctttttaatatagtgAACAAATATTTAAGTTCTGAAAATCCACTGTTCTTTGAACTACGTGCCAGATACCTAATTGCTTGTGAACGCATACCCGAAGCAATGGCTCTTATTAAATCTTGTATAAATCACCCAGAAATCAGTAAAGACTTATACTTCCATCAAGCACTCTTCACATGTCTGTTTATGTCACCTGTAGAAGATCAGCTATTCCGGGAGGTATTGTTTGAGACTATTTTTGCCTATTACCATTTtaaccctgccaaaaaaaaaaaaaaaaaaaaaaccaaaaaaaatagtAGCCCACTGTTGTTGTTAAATTCCTTTTACAGTAATGCCAAAGACTTAAGGATTACATTATCTAGATGTGTTTTCTTTTGGCACCATAACTTAAGGTCATGTTGAATTAAGTCAAAATCTGATATTAACAAATgatgaaatcaataaaatatactaattaaTAAGTATTATTCACATTGCACTTTTGATGTGATGGAGAAGAGGTCAAATAAAAGTCAACAAGCTCACAGCTTGccaggagtaaaaaaaaaaaaaaaaaaaaaaaaacccaagaagcATTATGATCTTGCCTTTAAAATAAAGTACTAGAGGTAAAATGCTCatgttcattttgtttcttaaggTGAAGGAATTAATCTTTTCCTAATATGGATCATATGTACCTATAGGTTGTGGACATTAATGAGATTAAAAGTAGTCATTGTAAAATGTAGGTGCTGTACAGTGAAACTATGTAACcatgaaaatatttctgtacAAGTCATCATTGTCTTTgtagaagaaaactagaaatctaAGTAATTCATTTTGaatgtttaaacatttattgCAACTAGCTTCTTAGATACTTTAAATGATATGAACtgatttctcttttcctcttacaGCATTTATTGAAAACTGATTGTAAGAGTGGAATTGATATCATCTGTAATGCCGAAAAAGAAGGCAAAACTATGTTAGCCTTGCAACTCTGTGAATCCTTTCTTATTCCACAGCTCCAGAATGGGGATATGTACTGTATCTGGTAAGTGttcacaaataaagaaattgaaatggTAAGatgggcaacagaaagaaaactgcagtttgaactttgttttttaaattgtgtgaaAATATcaagctactttaaaaaaaattgattgtgCAAGGAACAATAGTAGATTCTAAGAActagagaatttaaaaagaaaatgataatgtGCCACTAAACTGGTAGTGTAAATGTTTAAGGGATGTGCTATAATGAAGCAATggtttgaaattaaattttaatttggagtctgagttttaaaacatttaaaacttgcTAGAATATATGAAGCAGCAGGTTTACCTAGCAatcatgtaatttaaaatgtaatgtgaATGTTTTTAGgtacctaaaataaaaacactcttcaggggctattaagaatttctgtttcttcGACTCCAGTAcacccatatacacacataaacacacaaaactCTTACCACTTTGCTGTTTCATTATATTCTTAACAGAAAACTAGGTTTCATTTGCTAAACGTAATACTCTGAAATGATCATGggctataaacatttttttaaattctcaaataCTTAAAACAATAGCTTGAAGGCATATAGCTGCAAATCATAATACTTCAATATTcctggttagtttttgtttttgttttttggagacagggtttcactttgtcactcaggctagaatacagtggtgcgatcagagctcactgcagcctcaacttcctgggctcaagtgatattcctgcctcagcctcctcagtagctgggactacagatgtgcgcgaccatgcccagataatttttgtttgtttgtttgttttgtagagacgaggattcaccattttgcccaggctggtttcaaactccttgggctcaagtaaatctgccctcctcagcctcccaaagtgctgagattacaggcatgagccaccgtgcctggccctattcTTGTTTTATAGATTAAAATCTTCAAACTCAGAGATAAGAGTCAAATAGCTAGTTAGTAGCAGACCTGGATCTGGAAACAGGTAAATTTGTTTTCTAGGGGTTACAATATACCTTTAGTTAGGttatgctaatttttatttaaaattataccatGTAAATTGGAATTTCAAATAGAGAAAGGGATTAGGAGGTGGTGGTAAGACATACATACGCCCTTATATACAGTTATGCAGCACCTAATGATGGGGATATATTCTAAGTAGTATGTCAATAGGCAATTTCCTTGTGTGAATATTGTAGAggtacaaacctagatggtatatcCTACTGCACATCTAGGCTACATGACGTCGCCTactgcttctaggctacaaacctgtatggcAGTGTTACTGTACTAAATGCTATAGGcagttataacacaatggtatttgtctatgcaaacatatctaaatatagaaaaagtacagtaaaaatgaTGTTATAATCTTATGTGACCACTGTTGTATACACATTCTGCTGTTCACTGAAATGTTGTTACACTGCATATAACTGTAATTTTTGAAGTATTATCATTTTTTGATATGTGGTTATTTGGAAACTGAAAAGAGTCATGACAGTTATAATAGATCTTTTCCTATGGGAATAGGAATGTTCTCTGCCCTGAGCTATATCACACTATTTAAACAGGgtaactttatttctttcattgtaaTATACTCATAAATAACTAGAAAcaagtatacatacacacacacacacacaaataaaagaaaagaaaaatacattttattttcttcttctattggTAACCCATTTCTACTGTTTAGGGAAGgaccttaaaaatattataatgccTATCTTCCAGCTCCTGGCCACAGGCACCTTCTAAGAATACAAGCTCAGTGTCTCCAGCTGCCTAACCAAAAAGGAGTCTTTAGCCTTCTTTTTGTCCCTTCCTTCTAAGTAGTGTGGGTTCTGATGGCCTGCCCTCTTATTTCTTCTACCCCTTTTCTATATTTCTGAATGTTAGAAAAagtcccttttcttccttctagaAGTTAATTTTCACTGTAATTTGATGAACAGGATTCTTTTCAGCGTCCAAAGTCTGTGCTGTCCATTTCATCCTGGCCTTGCCTATGAGTCAGCTTGTCATTTATCTTTCCTCTGTGTGAATAGAACCGGATCCACAGTTTTGCTGTATCCCAAGTCAATGGGGCAAGTTGCTAAACCCATTTCTCTTTCAcaatcattaataataataataatagccacaaatatttgctgagtgcttCCTATATTCTTTgctttatatatgcatatgtcaTTTAACCCAGCAAGCTTAGGGAGATAATACTGTGTTCAAGCCATTCAATACTGTGTTCAAGCCATTCAGCTAGTAACTAgtgaagccaggattcaaacttaggcagtcttccagcctctgctatattaaaattacttaaaataaatgggtcaagtttgaaaaaaaaaaaaaaaaaaaactgcattgtAAGGGTAACTGACCTCATTATCTAGGTTTTCCTCAGAAAGTAGATGACTTAATGGTAATATTAGTAGTTAACAGGGTCTTGTATTAGTTACCTGAGAAATGTGCTGTGTTTTCTAACGCatacaatgaataaaagaaaacgtGTATAAGCGTCATTAAACCTGCTCTTTTGGTCTTCTAAAAGACTATCAATGGTTTTCaggattttttcattgttttttattttccttcagaatcCACTGTACAACTAACACCTAAGATCCCATGTTGTAAATCCAGTCAAAATGGAGCTTCATAACACTATCCTAAGATTTCTGCTTTGCCTGCTTTAAAGCAAAAATCCATAGTGGTAGCCTTCTCTTGGCAAACTTATTAGGATATTGCAATGTACATATTACAGGCTTTCAGCATTTAGGGGAAGTATATGCCAGACATTTCACCTAGGTGTTTCAATTATCTCTCTTAATTCTTTGGATAAAGATGCTGAATAGGAATAATCCCAACCTTTATGTATAAGAAAACTGTATATAAAAGAGATAAcagtcatacagctagtaagaAATGGAGTTGGAATTTGTACTAGTTTGCAAGTGATAGCACCTGTGCCTAACTAGTATAGGACAATATTTAGGGTGCAGTATGGGCTACATGAAAGCTACATGGAAGGCCACAGGTGGTTCTCAAAGGTAACTGCTACCAGGGACACTGACATtgataatgtttttcaaaatctgtttcttttctgtcatTTGGCTTCAGTCTCTCTTGCTGGAGGAACATCAGCAAACCCCAAGCTTAATAGTTTAGAATTCAGaacatcccagagattctgacaaGCCTGACTGGGATCACCTTCCCACCCTTGAATTAATATCTGAAGGGGAATGCAGAGGAGGGTCACACAGGAGACATGGCCACTGGCCTTCTACCTTTGTGTTTTAGGGCTTTTCCTAGAAAAGGGTGACTCATTGAACTGGGTGTGCCACTTCAGCTAGTGTATAATGCTGTATTGAGATTTAGGTCTCTCTTATTTCCAATTCCATGTTCTTGCCACTGCATCCACTAAACAATGTGTCATTGTACATATTTACAATATAGTAAGGGTTGGGGAAATAGGTAGGacctataaaatataaacaaggaAGCATATGATAGGCATGAATCAGTAAGAGGGATCTTTTCTGAAATAGGTATCACTTTAGTTTGGGGTATTCATGAAGGCTTTCCTGAAGAGATACTTGATAAGGCCTTTGAAAGATAAGCTCATCTTAGGCATGAAGTACTTTCCAAGTACAGCAGTCAGTATAAACAAAAGTGAGAATAAATAAAGCAGTTTAGCTGAGAGTAAGGAGTTCCTAAGATTCAAATCCTGAAACTCCTAACTCTAAAACCCACATTTCTATTGCTGTTAACTTTATAGCATAAGCACTAAATGAAATGTGATCAGGGAGGCTGAAAACAGATCAGGTTAGAAACCACTCTAGAAATACACGTGTAAAATTAAAGGGCCTAAAAGGGTAACATTGAGAAAGAGTGATACAGCTGAGGGCAAAAGTATACTTGAAATGTAAAGACACTGCAAGATAAACAGGTTAGAACCAGATGAGGATAGAGGAATGTTTAGTGTCACTGACTGATCTAGGAAAAGTTCATCAATTTTGCAGGAATATGATTAGTTCTGAGTGGGTTAAGGTGATGGAAAGCAATATAAATTGAAACACCCAggcatgaaaactggaaagcagtaaAAGCTAGAGATGCGGTAGGAAGGTATGAAACCTCAAGAGAATTCTAAAAGAGTATGAGTGCAAAAAAAGGGGGGATAGTGGACTGAAACTTAATAAATAGCTAGCATGAAATGGAAGTGGAATTTTGGTTTTACTTCTCGTATGTTGCTTgctgtcattttctgttttgtgttttctgtattgTCTAAGTAGACTACGTGCACCCTCATGATGGTAATCAAGCCGTCCTTAGACTTAATACCTGTGTGTGCTGAGCTCCAAGTATATGCtcatcacttttaaaaaatactttcattaattattttaatacttttagatTATGATGCTTTGGACACTTTTATGACATGTTTTGAAGAATTCTAATTTGCTAAAATGTGATATCGAAATATATCAGCTCTATCATATGATTTGCCTTTGTCTCAAAACCCACTGCTCTTAGCCTTGTGCATCAAATAACAGTGGCTGTATTTGAGAAAAGAATCTGCATATGAAATAGTTCAAATGGTCCATAGCCTGTCTGTTTAAAAGTATGATATCTGAAACATACTATTTCAGAATCAATACTATAACATACTTACAGTTTTAATCTTTAGAACTTTTGATGTCTtaataaattgaaaatgaaaagtatGAACCATTTCTTTATAAATAGTCTACAACATTGGTTTCCAAATTTACAAGTCAAATATTAATTAAAGgccagaatttattatttttaagtaatatcaGTATTGGCAAATTAGTATTCGAATTTCTGTTTTGACCCAGTAGTAGAGACATCTTAGGTATGCCAACATATTGTTGGAATTCATTCCTTACCACTGTACATTTGTGATTTCTGATAGTTCTTCCTCTCCCAACTTTCTTTAGTTTCATAGAGGTAGCAGAAGTAGCTTGGGGGTGAACGTAATACATATTTACACTCATATACATTGCAGCCAGGGCACTATAGAATCAGGGAAAGATAGCTAATGTCTATATTTGAATAAACTGTATTTTtgataattctctttttttctcatttacagGGAGTTGATTTTCATATGGAGTAAACTACAGCTTAAATCTAATCCTTCAAAACAAGTTTTTGTAGATCAATGCTACCAGCTTTTAAGAACAGCAACTAACGTGAGAGTCATATTTCCTTTCATGAAAATCATCAAAGATGAGGTAAATAGGATATATTGATCCCTTACATTTAAAATTCAGTGGCAGTTCACTGAAACTTGAAtctcttttgataaaatttatttgattttaaaatggaaggaaaggaggatTTTAAGGCCTCATTTTCCATACATTACATTCTCCTGTGTCCTAACTGCAGAGTCTCAACATGggaggctaattttttgttacttAAAGTTTAACATGGAAGAAATTGCTTCCATTACAaccttttttcttataattaatttGTTACTTTCAATATTATCCTAAATCCCATTTATAGAATCTTAACTAATTTGCAAATAAACTTGGTATATCTATCGATAATACCAGTTCACTGTCACAGAGAAACTTACTTCCAGTTTTAGGTCCACTGTTTATGTGTAAAGGAACAATGAATTCTGAGGTATTTTTGAAACTTAAGGacaaagtttttaaattgtttatttgaagtaatTGTAAAAATGTATTACCTCTTTCTAAAAATAGTCCTGAATCAAGTTTTTCTTGGGCCACTTGCAAGTGAGTACAATCCTACATGAGTCTTACGTAGACATGAAAGTGGATCCTGCAGATCTTTTAGTTTTCCCCCCAAAATATCAATAGGACTTTGAGTATAAAGATAAAGCCACTTTACATTTTAGGTAGCACCATTAAACTAATCTCTATGTTggttacttttaaatatataaggaGGCAtctattaaataatacattttaatttttttatgtttttatgcatttattacaTTCATTATCACATCACGCATTAGATGTATGATCATGTAGTGATCATATTCTCATGGTAATTTTGCTAACTGCATTCATGGTATGCTTATTAAATGGTGAAATATCATTCAAATGCATTCTCAAAGTAAACCTCTCCTtccaacaaaagaagaaaactatgtTACAGAACATGTCTTAACATTTGatgtgcattagaatcacctgtaaaacttaattttaaaaaataaagatgtatccATATTTTTGTACATGATTCTTATTTGTACCAAAAAttgatatatattattatagAAAGTTTACAATGTAAGTGAGGTTTTGCCAGTCATCACAcagctttcttcttttcacaTGTGGGGTAAACctatgaatatattataaaaggaaaattcaaagatgaaataagtattaaaaatacGATGCTTAATAGTTTATACTCCACTAAAAAGACTTATTTGTTGGAATAAATCATTCAATTGCCTCAGTACTGTGAAGAGTCATAAATACTGTGTGAGTTCAGGAGACATAGATGGCATATCTAAAAAGGGTTCACAGAGGAAATACTTTAAGCTGTGTTTTCAATGACATAAGAATAGTATTAACATTTGTAGAGAATTTTATAGCTTACAGGGcactttttcctcattttattatttgtttttcacaacCATCTGGTGACATTAAAGGGTAGCAGAGAAATGTGGGGAAGTGGGTGGGGGATGAGACTAATGCCAGAGACTGTGTGTGGTAGGAGGAGTGATTATCGGAGATACTTAAAGGAATTTGAATGCaacaattcattcatttcattgaaCGAATTGAAAATTCATAAATATCCTGGAACCATCAAAAGATTTCAGGTAAGGAAGTAGCCTGTTCTCTTTTTTGATGATCTTAAGATTTTTAAACGTGAGCATCTGtatacattataattttatgagCCAAGATAGAGGACGTAGGCTGGGAGCGATGGcctacatctgtaatcccagtactttgggattccgaggtgggcagatcacttgaggccagaagtttgagaccaatctggccaacatggtgaaaccccgtctctactaaaaatacaaaaattagctgggtgtggtggctcatgcctgtagtcccgctactggggaggctgaggcaggagaactacttgaacccaggaggaagaggttgcagtgagccaagatcgcgcaattgcactccagcctgggtgacagtgcgagactctgtctccaaaaaaaaaaaaaaaaaaaaaaaaaaaaagaggatgtaGATAGAagtatggagaaagaaaaggaattctgttttgaatgaatggattttgAATTTACTGTATCTGAAAAATCTAGGTAGTAAAGTCTAATTATAATTGACATTTAGAAATAAGTAGTTGGAATTCAGAAAGGATTCCAAGTTGTAGATGATGGATTTGTAGGAGCAAACTAAGTAAATGCAATAGGTCCGACTTTCACTCATTCTGCAAACATTTATTCAGAGGTTACGATGTACCAACTTTTATGCTAACTATAGGGagatataaaaaatgaaacactgtCCCCTGTAATTTAGGAATTCAAAGTTAGGAGGTGaggacatacacatacacagatatttataaaacaaaattgaaatgttttttaaagataagttATTCTGGGTGGAAAGAATGGGGAATTTTAACTGTACCTCAGGGCAGAGACCAGGATAAGTGGGAAGAAAAGCCTTCAGATTAGAGCTGATTCTCAAAAGAATGAATAGGAGGATCAGTAGGAATTTACTAGCTAGATAAAGTGAAAATAAGATGTGGTAAGTTAAGGTCTGCCTGTGGGAAATCTAAGTAGTTCTGCAGGGTTACACAGCATGTAAGGGACTAAGAAAACGTGAGGCTGGCAAGGTAGTATCCCTTCCTGTAAAATATACTATACCATATGTAGGCAGtatgacatatatacatatatatgatgttAAAGACATTATTATGGTATCTCCTCCAATCAAAATAAGCTTTTAGATTATTCCATACCACTAGAGAGACACTATTATAACTAAGATGGGTCGACAAAAGATTCCCAAGTAAAAGCTGATGCAATTATCCTTGAGTCATCAGTAAACGTTTCAAAGCTTGAGTACTATTCAGATAACTTCCAGGGGGGCTCATTATTCTGAGCCTTAAATATCTTATTAGATTTGGAAAGATTATAACTGCCTTCTTTATGTGGGCCACATTTCCCCCCTTTCTGGATAAATAACATTACTTAATAAGcaaaataagtaatattttttcatatagcaCCATAATAAAAGTTCCCATAAGCAGTTTTTTTTAAGCCTAGTTTATTTCTTGATGTGGAAAATTGATAAATCTGTTAAAATACGTATAATTTTGACCCTTCTCTCAAAGAATATGAGATTTATACCTAAAATAATAAATGGGGGTCTAGAATTCTAAGAAATCTTAATCACCATAAGTTTATGAAACACCGTAAGTCCATTTTGTATTATGGATAGTGGGGCTTGTcaaatgtgaaaattaaataaattagaagCTAAAATGCTATCTATTCCACATTattctcaagttttaaaaacagagaaaggtATATATTTAAAGAGTTAAACAAGGCTACTAAATACGGAAAACtgcacaatagaatactatgtTTATTGAGCTTTCATTTTTaagagttgtattttttaaagatagactAATGTAAccattttttggggaaaaaaaaaagtagcactaatatttttatttttccaggttGAAGAAGAAGGCTTGCAAATTTGTGTCGAAATATGTGGTTGTGCTCTGCAACTCGACCTTCACGATGATCCCAAAACTAAATGtctgatttataaaacaattgcaCATTTTTTGCCAAATGATTTGGAGATCCTCAGGATTTGTGCACTCTCAATATTTTTTCTGGAGCGCTCCTTAGAAGCGTATCGTACTGTTGAAGAGCTTTACAAACGTCCAGATGAAGAATATAATGAAGGCACAAGTAGTGTTCAAAATCGTGTTCGTTTTGAATTGCTTCCGATTTTGAAAAAGGGATTGTTTTTTGACCCTGAATTTTGGAACTTTGTAATGATTAAGAAAAACTGCGTAGCATTATTGAGTGATAAATCAGTAGTTAGATTTCTAAATGAAAGCACACTGGAAAATAATGCAGGTAACCTAAAAAGGACAGAAGAACAGCAAGGTTTGGATGAAGGGTTTGACTCTCTTACAGATCAGAGCACTGGAGAGACTGATCCTGATGATGTATCTGGAGTGCAGCCTAAAGGTCATATTAATACGAAGAAAAACTTTACAGCTCTTAATACTTCCAAAGTAGATCACAGTGTCCCAAGGCATCGTTGTATGTTATGTAACAAGGAATTTCTAGGTGGTCACATCGTAAGGCACGCCCAGGCTCATCAGAAAAAAGGCAGTTTTGCATGTGTAATATGTGGTAGGAAATTTAGAAACAGAGGACTTATGCAGAAGCATTTAAAGAATCATGTTAAGAAGATACAGAGACAGCAAATTGCTGCAGCTCAACAGGATGATCAGGAAGTCACTGCTTTGGAAGAAATAAATTGTTCTAATTCTTCCATTTCATTTGAAAATGGGAATTCTGATAGTAAAGATTTGGAAGTAGAGACTCTTACTGCTTCTAGTGAAGGAAACAAAGAAGTCATCCCTGAGCATGTGGCTGAATTCATTGAAATTCCCGTAAGTGTACCAGAAGATGTTATTGAAAATGTTGTTGAAAATGGCAGTCCTGTAACTTCTTTAAATAATGTCTTGAAGCCTTTACCTGAATGTGGGGATGAttatgaggaggaagaggatgaagaaGGTGATTATGAAGAAGATGATTATGACCTGAATCAAGAAACTTCAGTAATTCATAAAATCAATGGAACTGTATGCCATCCAAAAGACATATATGCCACAGATCAAGAAGGAAACTTTAAGTGTCCTGCTCTTGGCTGTGTCCGGATATTTAAAAGAATTgggtttttaaataaacatgcaATGACCGTACATCCAACTGATTTAAATGTGCGACAAACAGTAATGAAGTGGAgcaaaggaaaatgcaaattttgtCAAAGGCAATTTGAAGATTCTCAACATTTTATAGACCACCTTAATAGACATAGCTATccaaatgtgtatttttgtttgcattttaattgCAACGAGTCATTTAAGCTGCCATTCCAGCTTGCCCAGCACACAAAAAGTCACAGGATATTTCAAGCTCAGTGTAGTTTTCCAGAATGCCATGAGCTTTTTGAAGATCTTCCTCTGCTATATGAACATGAAGCTCAGCACTATTTAAGTAAAACACCAGAATCATCTGCACAACCAAGTGAAACAATTCTTTGGGATGTTCATACAGACTCAAATCctaatcatcaggaaaaagaCTCATCTAGTAATGAGAAACAAACTATTAGTCTGCCAGTTTCTACTAGCAAATCAAGGAAAGAGTCTACAGAACCAAAGACATGTATAGAAagtatggaaaagaaaacagacagtTTAGTTCAGAATGGAAATGAACGTTCTGATGACACTGTTTCAAATATAAGCTTGATAGACCAAAAGATGCCTGACATAGAGCcaaattctgaaaataattgTAGCAGTAGTGATTTAGTCAATGGACATAGTGAAATAGAGCAAACACCTTTAGTTTCATCGGATCCTGCTTTGAAAATTGATACAAACAGAATCAGGACAGAAAATGGTTCCATTTTACCCAGTGTTGTACCACAAGAACACAATACCTTGCCAGTATCTCAGGCACCTTCCAAACCAAATCTGACAAGTGAACATACTTCATATGGCTTAATTTTAACAAAACCATACGTCAGACCATTGCCTCCCAGTTACCTTGACGAACGGTATCTTAGTATGCCAAAACGCAGAAAATTTCTGACTGATAGAGTAGATGCCTGTTCTGATCAAGATAACGTAtataaaaaatcagtgaaaagaTTAAGATGTGGCAAATGCCTGACCACCTACTGTAATGCAGAAGCACTTGAGGCTCATCTTGCACAAAAGAAATGTCAGACACTCTTTGGATTTGATTCAGATGATGAAAGTAAGTCTTCTATCTTCTTAGTAGAGATatctgtaaaaaaaga includes the following:
- the ZNF654 gene encoding zinc finger protein 654 isoform X5, which translates into the protein MALIKSCINHPEISKDLYFHQALFTCLFMSPVEDQLFREHLLKTDCKSGIDIICNAEKEGKTMLALQLCESFLIPQLQNGDMYCIWELIFIWSKLQLKSNPSKQVFVDQCYQLLRTATNVRVIFPFMKIIKDEVEEEGLQICVEICGCALQLDLHDDPKTKCLIYKTIAHFLPNDLEILRICALSIFFLERSLEAYRTVEELYKRPDEEYNEGTSSVQNRVRFELLPILKKGLFFDPEFWNFVMIKKNCVALLSDKSVVRFLNESTLENNAGNLKRTEEQQGLDEGFDSLTDQSTGETDPDDVSGVQPKGHINTKKNFTALNTSKVDHSVPRHRCMLCNKEFLGGHIVRHAQAHQKKGSFACVICGRKFRNRGLMQKHLKNHVKKIQRQQIAAAQQDDQEVTALEEINCSNSSISFENGNSDSKDLEVETLTASSEGNKEVIPEHVAEFIEIPVSVPEDVIENVVENGSPVTSLNNVLKPLPECGDDYEEEEDEEGDYEEDDYDLNQETSVIHKINGTVCHPKDIYATDQEGNFKCPALGCVRIFKRIGFLNKHAMTVHPTDLNVRQTVMKWSKGKCKFCQRQFEDSQHFIDHLNRHSYPNVYFCLHFNCNESFKLPFQLAQHTKSHRIFQAQCSFPECHELFEDLPLLYEHEAQHYLSKTPESSAQPSETILWDVHTDSNPNHQEKDSSSNEKQTISLPVSTSKSRKESTEPKTCIESMEKKTDSLVQNGNERSDDTVSNISLIDQKMPDIEPNSENNCSSSDLVNGHSEIEQTPLVSSDPALKIDTNRIRTENGSILPSVVPQEHNTLPVSQAPSKPNLTSEHTSYGLILTKPYVRPLPPSYLDERYLSMPKRRKFLTDRVDACSDQDNVYKKSVKRLRCGKCLTTYCNAEALEAHLAQKKCQTLFGFDSDDESKSSIFLVEISVKKENGINKTIIDL
- the ZNF654 gene encoding zinc finger protein 654 isoform X6, with the translated sequence MALIKSCINHPEISKDLYFHQALFTCLFMSPVEDQLFREHLLKTDCKSGIDIICNAEKEGKTMLALQLCESFLIPQLQNGDMYCIWELIFIWSKLQLKSNPSKQVFVDQCYQLLRTATNVRVIFPFMKIIKDEVEEEGLQICVEICGCALQLDLHDDPKTKCLIYKTIAHFLPNDLEILRICALSIFFLERSLEAYRTVEELYKRPDEEYNEGTSSVQNRVRFELLPILKKGLFFDPEFWNFVMIKKNCVALLSDKSVVRFLNESTLENNAGNLKRTEEQQGLDEGFDSLTDQSTGETDPDDVSGVQPKGHINTKKNFTALNTSKVDHSVPRHRCMLCNKEFLGGHIVRHAQAHQKKGSFACVICGRKFRNRGLMQKHLKNHVKKIQRQQIAAAQQDDQEVTALEEINCSNSSISFENGNSDSKDLEVETLTASSEGNKEVIPEHVAEFIEIPVSVPEDVIENVVENGSPVTSLNNVLKPLPECGDDYEEEEDEEGDYEEDDYDLNQETSVIHKINGTVCHPKDIYATDQEGNFKCPALGCVRIFKRIGFLNKHAMTVHPTDLNVRQTVMKWSKGKCKFCQRQFEDSQHFIDHLNRHSYPNVYFCLHFNCNESFKLPFQLAQHTKSHRIFQAQCSFPECHELFEDLPLLYEHEAQHYLSKTPESSAQPSETILWDVHTDSNPNHQEKDSSSNEKQTISLPVSTSKSRKESTEPKTCIESMEKKTDSLVQNGNERSDDTVSNISLIDQKMPDIEPNSENNCSSSDLVNGHSEIEQTPLVSSDPALKIDTNRIRTENGSILPSVVPQEHNTLPVSQAPSKPNLTSEHTSYGLILTKPYVRPLPPSYLDERYLSMPKRRKFLTDRVDACSDQDNVYKKSVKRLRCGKCLTTYCNAEALEAHLAQKKCQTLFGFDSDDESA